In a genomic window of Capsicum annuum cultivar UCD-10X-F1 unplaced genomic scaffold, UCD10Xv1.1 ctg4635, whole genome shotgun sequence:
- the LOC124892347 gene encoding uncharacterized protein LOC124892347 — MVEVTLVREHVLNMISLLNELKILGAVIDKESQIEMVLLTLPDSFQQFCLNYNMNKMDLSFAKLLNELQVEKSIIKQQAPPEALMVDKPSSSTSKMKAEKKKKKNPRKVLGANGGVDKPKGKCYYCKQPSHYKKQYPDYIAKI; from the coding sequence ATGGTAGAGGTAACTTTAGTGAGGGAGCATGTTCTTAATATGATAAGTCTTTTGAATGAGCTAAAAATTCTTGGTGCGGTTATTGATAAGGAATCTCAGATTGAGATGGTCCTACTGACTCTGCCGGATAGTTTTCAGCAGTTTTGCTTGAATTATAACATGAATAAAATGGACTTATCTTTTGCGAAATTGCTGAATGAGCTGCAAGTGGAAAAATCTATCATTAAGCAACAAGCTCCTCCTGAAGCGTTGATGGTTGATAAACCTTCATCTTCAACTTCTAAGATGAAAGccgaaaagaaaaagaagaagaatcccCGTAAGGTTCTAGGTGCTAATGGTGGTGTGGATAAGCCTAAGGGCAAGTGCTATTATTGCAAGCAACCTAGTCATTATAAGAAGCAATATCCCGACTACATAGCTAAGATATAG